A segment of the Serratia fonticola genome:
TCCCCGCCACACAGCTGAATGTTTTCCGCCAACTTTGCCGCAACCTCTGCGTAATTCACAATACCGGCATCAGGGACCAGCAAAGCCTCCAATCCGTTAACATGGGGTTCCCGCGCTTGTAATTCACCGGGGGATAAACGGCTTACCGCCAAACCATTCTCAAGACCACGCCGGTAGATATTCTCTAACAGCGCCAATTCCTTTAACTGCGTTGCGACAATCACTTTCCCACATTGGTCGTGGTACAGGCCATATTGGCGACAAAACGCAAACATACTTTCGTTACCCCGTTTTGCCAGCCTGGCCTTCAGGCTACCGGGCTGATAATAAATACCAGAATGCACCACATTACTGTTATGGCCACTCTGGTGCGCCGCCGGACCGGACTCTTTATCCAGGATCAACAGTTTCAACAGCGGGTTATTCTCCTGAAGCGCATTAGCCACCCCCAGCCCCACCAACCCGCTGCCAATAATTATGACGTCATACATGGTTATGCATTTCCTTCTTCTTTCAACCTGCGTAACTTGCCACGCACATTGCTCAAGTGATTTTGCATACTGCTGGCCGCCGCCAGCGGATCGCCTGCCTTAATCGCCAACCAGACCCGCTCATGCTCATCAATCACCCGCTGACGCTCGGCATCTCGCCCCCGGTTTTTGCTCAATGAATACACCAGCACCCCAAGATACAACTCGTGCATATTGTCGAGGATTTGCACAAAAAAGGGATTCTGTGAGGCCAGCATGATTGCACGATGGAACAGATAATCCTGCTGATGACCAATCAGCCCTTCATTGAGCGTGCTATGGCGGAAAGCGTTAAAGGCCTGTTCTATATTGCGTAGATCATCTTCTGTACGACGTTCTGCCGCCAGGCGTGCCGCTTGCTGTTCAATCACTTCGCGCATTTCAAGCAAGGCTTCCACTTCGTGAGTATTGGCAATCTCCATCACCAAGGGTTCATATTTGCTGATCAGTGAATGCTGCTCAACGCGATGGCCGCCCCCCTGACGGGAAGAAATGATGCCGCTGACTTCAAGAATGCCCAGCGCCTCCCGGACAGGAACCCGGCTGACACCAAATGCGGTGGCCAACTCATTTTCCGACGGCAGTTTTTCCCCTATCGGGAAAGTGCCGTCATGAATGCCGTCCTTGAGCTGTGCCAATACCTGATGCGATGCCTTCTGTCGGGTGACTTTATTGATCATATTGACGCTCCTGGAACGACAGCCCGTTGCCTGAAACGCAGAAGGTGGATCACCCCGGCGGTGATGATCAGCGCCATGCCGCCAAGATCGGTCATCAAACCGGGTTTAATCAGCAAAATAGCGGCGGTAGTGAACAGGATCCGCTCCAGCCAATGGGTTTTCATCAACCAGAAATTGGCACTGGCGATAGAGAGCGCATAAATACCCACCAGCGCCGTAATCACCATATGGAGCACCGACAAGACATTCAGATCGTCCCCTTGCATCAGCAGCATCGGGTTGTAAACCAGAATGAAGGGAATGATAAAACCAGGTAGCGCCAACCGGACGGCATCCCATGAGGTTTGCATCGGATCCGCACGGGCAATGCTGGCCGCGGTGTAGCTGGCCAGCGCTACCGGCGGCGTAATGTTTGACAAAGCGCCAAACCAGAAAAC
Coding sequences within it:
- a CDS encoding FadR/GntR family transcriptional regulator produces the protein MINKVTRQKASHQVLAQLKDGIHDGTFPIGEKLPSENELATAFGVSRVPVREALGILEVSGIISSRQGGGHRVEQHSLISKYEPLVMEIANTHEVEALLEMREVIEQQAARLAAERRTEDDLRNIEQAFNAFRHSTLNEGLIGHQQDYLFHRAIMLASQNPFFVQILDNMHELYLGVLVYSLSKNRGRDAERQRVIDEHERVWLAIKAGDPLAAASSMQNHLSNVRGKLRRLKEEGNA